In the Desulfuromonas sp. DDH964 genome, TCGGTCGACACCAACCCCAACGCCATGGCCTCCTGTGCCGCCAACACCATCTTCACCAACGTGGCGCTCACCGAGGATGGCGACGTCTGGTGGGAGGGGATGACCAAGGAGCCGCCGGCCCGACTCACCGACTGGCAGGGGAATGCCTGGACCCCCGGTTGCGGCCGCCCGGCCGCCCACCCCAACGCCCGCTTCACTTCTCCGGCCAGCCAGTGCCCGTCGATCGACCCCGACTGGGAGAACCCGAAGGGGGTCCCCTTGAGCGCCATGATCTTCGGCGGCCGCCGCAAGGACACCATCCCGCTCGTCTACCAGGCCTTCAACTGGAACTTCGGCGTCTACCTCGCTGCCACCCTCGGCTCGGAGACCACCGCCGCCGCCGTCGGCGCCACCGGCAACGTCCGCCGCGATCCCTTTGCCATGCTCCCCTTCTGCGGCTACCACATGGCCGATTATTTCGGCCACTGGCTCAACGTCGGCCGTTCGGTGCAGAAACCGCCGCGCATCTTCAGCGTCAACTGGTTCCTCAAGGACGAAAACGGCAAATTTGCCTGGCCCGGCTACGGTGAGAACATGCGCGTCCTGAAATGGATCATCGAACGTATCCAGGGGCGCACCGGGGCCGTGGAGAGTCCGCTGGGGTGGATGCCGCGCTTTGAGGACATGGACTGGGACGGACTCGACATCAGCCGCGAGAAGTTCAAGACCCTGACCTCCGTCGACCGCGCAGTCTGGCAGGCCGAGGTCCTCTCCCACGAGGAACTCTTCCTCAAGATGTTCGACAAGCTGCCCAAGGAATTCCTGCGCATGCGTGAGCTGATCATCTCCAGCCTCTGGCGCTCCCCCGAACGCTGGGAGCAGATCGGCGATGTTCATCCGGAGGGGTGGAACGAATAACCGCGCGCTCCAGCACCAGCAGCAACAAGAAGGGCCGGATTATTCCGGCCCTTCTTGTTGCTGCTGTGCCAAGGGGGGAAGATCGACGCCCCCCACCCTCCGGCTAAACGGAGCGCTTTTTCAGGTAAGCCACCAGTTGCCAGATCTCCCGATCGGAAAGTCCGCGCCAGGCCGGCATGACCGAGCCCTGCGAACGAAACGGCTCGGCATTTTTTCCGACTTCGATCCGCCAGAAGAGATAGGCCGGATCCTTGTGCTGGTAGACCGGGTCGGAAAAATCGGGGGCTGGCGGCTGGAAAAAGTCGGCACGCGGACTGCGCCCCTCCGAGGTTTTGCCATGGCAGCTGGCGCAGCGGCTGACAAAGAGCCGGGCGCCAGCGGCAATGGCGTCAGGGGCTTCGAGAAGCCCCGGGGGCGGCTGGCGCGCCGGATAGGTGGGCGTGCTGTTCTGACAGGCAACCAGGGTCAGCGCCGCAAGTGCTGCGAGAGTGAAGTAAAATTTCATCCCGGCCTCCCTCGACCCGGGATTTATCCCCGGGGGGAGTCGAAAGGGGGCGCCAACGGCGCCCCCTTTCGACTCTATCCTGGTTTCGGTTCAGGCTGCCGCCTGCGGCAGCTCGCCCCAGCGCTGCAGTTCGCCGACGACTGCGCTGACCACCCCCTCGACGGCTGCGGCCACCGCCGGCGTCAGCTCCATTGCCATCTCGATCGATCCGGGCTGCACTCCCCAGACCACCAGCTCGGCGGGAAGATGTCCCTGCAGCTCACAGACCGCCAGCAGGTCCTGTACTCCCATCTGGTGGACCGAAAGCTTGCTGGCAAAGGCCCGCGGCACCTCCTCGCCGACCAGGCGGAAGATACTCCCCGGCGCCGCGCCCATCTCCAGGGCATCGATGATCAGAAGCCTATCGACCCCCTCGAAGTGGGGGAGGAGATCGAGCCCGAGGGTACCACCGTCCAGGATCGTTACCCGTTCGGAGAAGCGATAGCGCTGCTGCAGGGCCGCGATCACCCGGCCACCGAAGGCGTCGTCACTCATCACCGCGTTTCCCAGTCCGAGGATCAGCAGGCTCATTCGAGGTCCCGCGGCTCGATGAACTTGTAGCCGCCAAAGATACTCGCCACGGTGCCGTTGCGCTCCTTGACGTCCATCAGCCAGGCGCTGTAGACGTGATGGATGCCGAAGCCGATCAGCAGCCACATGATGAGATGGTGAATCAGCCGCAGCCATTGCACCCCGATCAGGGCGTTGATGCCGCCGAAGATCGACGCCCACAGCCCGCCCGGTTCGAACTGGCCGTAGAGGGCGAAGCCGGTGGCAACCTGAAGCAGGAAGAGGACCATCACCCCCGAGTAGGCCGTCGCCGCCAGGGCGTTGTGCCCGACCTCGTAGGCGATCTGCCGGCCGCTGAAGGTGTAGTAGCGGAACATTTTCCAGGCGTTGCTCCGCCCCTCCTTGAAAAGGAGCGGAAAGAAAGCGCGCCAGGAAGCGTGGTGATTGGCGAAGAAAGCCCAGATCAGCCGGGCCAGAATCGAGACCGTAAAGAGATAGGCAAAAGAGAAATGAATAAAGCGCATCCAGCCCATCACGTACTGGGAAGGGTCGGAAACCTGGATGAAGGGGGCGCCGATATAAAAGCCGGTCACCGACAGCACGACAATGGAGAGGACGTTAGCCCAGTGGGTCAGCCGGACCGGCCATTCCCATACGTAGCGTATTTCGAGCATGGCGGTTCTCCTTTACAGGGCCTTGACCCGGATGATTTCCGTTCCCTTGCCATCGAGGACGTGAACGGCGCAGGCCAGGCAGGGGTCGAAGCTGTGGATGGTCCGCAGGATCTCCAGCGGCTTCTCCGGATCGGCGATCGGCGTGCCGATCAGGGCCGACTCGTAGGGTCCCATCTGGCCCATCGGGTCCCGGGGGCCGGCGTTCCAGGTGGACGGTACAACCGCCTGGAAATTGGCGATGGCCCCGTTCTCGATGCGGATCCAGTGGCCGAGGGCGCCGCGCGGTGCCTCGTGGTAGCCGAAGCCGCGCGCCTCCTTCGGCCAGGTGGCCGGGTCCCACTTCTCGCCATTGTGGACCTCGAGAATACCGCGCCCCATGTTGTCGGCGAGCTGGTTGAGCCAGCCTTCGTTCTGCTGCGCGAGGAGCAGGGTTTCGATGCCGCGGGCCGCGGTGCGGCCAAGGGTCGAAAAGAGGGCCGCCGGGCCGACACCGAGCTTGCCGAGGACGAAGTTGACCGTATCCGTGACCTCCTTGTGCCCCTTGGCATAGGCGATCACCATGCGGGCCAGCGGACCGACCTCCATCGGCTGGTCGAGGTAGCGCGGCGCCTTGACCCAGGAGTATTTCCCCTCGGTGTCGAGGAAATCGTAAGGCGGTTTGGGACCGGTGTACTTGTGGTTGGTCTCGCCGTCGTAGGGATGGAGTCCCTTGTCGTCCCCCTTGGAGTAGTTGTACCAGGAGTGGGTGACATACTCGGTGATCTTCTGCTCGTCCATGGTCATGACGTTGGCCAGGTCCTTGGCCATGATCACGCCGCGCGGAAAGTAGAGATTGTCGGTTCCCCCCGCGTTGTCCATGGGGAAATCGCCGTAGGTGAGGAAGTTGCCGACCCCACCGCCGATACCGGCCCATTCCTTGTAGAAGGAGGCGACCGCCAGCAAGTCGGGGATGTAGACCTGCTCGACGAAGATCCGCGCCTTCTTCAAGAGCTTGCCGATGTAGGCAACCTTGTCGGCGTTGATGGCATTCTGGCTGTCGGGATCGACCGGGATCGCCATGCCCCCGACCAGGAAGGTCTGCGGATGGGGATTCTTGGAGCCGAGGATGGCGTGAATCTTGATGATGTCCTTCTGCCACTCCAGCGCCTCCAGGTAGTGGGCG is a window encoding:
- the cybH gene encoding Ni/Fe-hydrogenase, b-type cytochrome subunit — encoded protein: MLEIRYVWEWPVRLTHWANVLSIVVLSVTGFYIGAPFIQVSDPSQYVMGWMRFIHFSFAYLFTVSILARLIWAFFANHHASWRAFFPLLFKEGRSNAWKMFRYYTFSGRQIAYEVGHNALAATAYSGVMVLFLLQVATGFALYGQFEPGGLWASIFGGINALIGVQWLRLIHHLIMWLLIGFGIHHVYSAWLMDVKERNGTVASIFGGYKFIEPRDLE
- a CDS encoding nickel-dependent hydrogenase large subunit, producing the protein MSTKIAVDPVTRIEGHLRIEAQIEGGKITNAWSSSTAFRGIETILKGRDPRDAHHFTQRFCGVCTTVHSMASIRCVEDALKIQIPDNARLIRNLIMGIQAVQDHVIHFYHLHALDWVDITSALKADPAATAKLAQSISNWPLSSVTYFKGVQDRIAAFVGTGRLGPFQNAYWGHSAYRLPAEANLMAVAHYLEALEWQKDIIKIHAILGSKNPHPQTFLVGGMAIPVDPDSQNAINADKVAYIGKLLKKARIFVEQVYIPDLLAVASFYKEWAGIGGGVGNFLTYGDFPMDNAGGTDNLYFPRGVIMAKDLANVMTMDEQKITEYVTHSWYNYSKGDDKGLHPYDGETNHKYTGPKPPYDFLDTEGKYSWVKAPRYLDQPMEVGPLARMVIAYAKGHKEVTDTVNFVLGKLGVGPAALFSTLGRTAARGIETLLLAQQNEGWLNQLADNMGRGILEVHNGEKWDPATWPKEARGFGYHEAPRGALGHWIRIENGAIANFQAVVPSTWNAGPRDPMGQMGPYESALIGTPIADPEKPLEILRTIHSFDPCLACAVHVLDGKGTEIIRVKAL
- a CDS encoding c-type cytochrome, giving the protein MKFYFTLAALAALTLVACQNSTPTYPARQPPPGLLEAPDAIAAGARLFVSRCASCHGKTSEGRSPRADFFQPPAPDFSDPVYQHKDPAYLFWRIEVGKNAEPFRSQGSVMPAWRGLSDREIWQLVAYLKKRSV
- a CDS encoding HyaD/HybD family hydrogenase maturation endopeptidase, whose protein sequence is MSLLILGLGNAVMSDDAFGGRVIAALQQRYRFSERVTILDGGTLGLDLLPHFEGVDRLLIIDALEMGAAPGSIFRLVGEEVPRAFASKLSVHQMGVQDLLAVCELQGHLPAELVVWGVQPGSIEMAMELTPAVAAAVEGVVSAVVGELQRWGELPQAAA